The following coding sequences are from one Patagioenas fasciata isolate bPatFas1 chromosome 23, bPatFas1.hap1, whole genome shotgun sequence window:
- the PERM1 gene encoding PGC-1 and ERR-induced regulator in muscle protein 1 gives MDNFEYSIQLNDRDWAEFFLASEECALAPAALATAEEQCLSDIEQGDGAPGRDCHSSNGQIAARVGNEPGPGTGSSAPRGVPGDTPLRWPAGRYLSFPELLSGSEDEADLGSVARFLCDSDKPGCPSSAPMPSVQGTQPPCPPAAAGSPGQDAACEAAAPQPASEKGAAGGSHAMEPPSHPAATSVPQQGRDAGGEQPHGSPVVAQPPVPGISPAPPASPESSARKSPSVSRSEPRLRGPLRDHPPSPTLEAAHKAPGCPARDEASGEKAGAEPSSPAASPEVVRPKVPGQMRKSRKQHGAGATEAAQGDRETPGTVGQGTMVPAKAPLSSPLSSRKSKGKEKAAKAAPVKMGSEEAAESKRPVPSPGVDGGEPAASASPKQKVKEPGAQSPGKARATKHSKPGQAGGSGIRDNLPVIAASEAAAPSGEVCQEMPRKPLHPKSVAAFGGDAAEGAHGESVSETPSELGPPCFTTGDFARTDTLDVTWPEMYDYLFCESQGEDEGMGSSVEEEITPLEREMSLPELYEYFFNEPEGKRKKAKGKDRKQKKFGSLDHAQLQNEDLDLAPAGDTLVISVPEVYEHFFQDGPGNRAGWRGVFSITPSSEMKKAVGALKTLLQRPMDLVRGQASASPALMRRGSAEKLPLVPLAPRGRDRAQPDVLDMALALRGRPEAPLALTHKDMCLVFCAFASWAVKTSDLHAPDAWKTVFLASFGTLSAIRYFRRQVREGCPRP, from the exons ATGGATAATTTCGAGTACAGCATCCAGCTGAACGACCGGGACTGGGCTGAGTTCTTCTTGGCGTCGGAGGAATGCGCCCTAGCGCCGGCTGCCCTGGCCACGGCCGAGGAGCAGTGCCTCAGTGACATTGAACAAGGGGACGGCGCGCCGGGGAGGGACTGTCACAGCAGCAACGGGCAGATCGCGGCGAGGGTGGGCAACGAGCCAGGGCCTGGCACGGGAAGCTCTGCCCCACGTGGGGTGCCCGGAGACACCCCCCTGCGCTGGCCCGCCGGCCGGTACCTCTCCTTCCCGGAGCTCCTCTCGGGCAGCGAGGACGAAGCGGATCTGGGCTCAGTCGCCAGGTTTCTGTGTGACAGCGACAAGCCCGGCTGCCCTTCATCCGCCCCAATGCCCAGCGTGCAGGGGACgcagcccccctgtccccccgcagCCGCTGGCAGCCCGGGGCAGGACGCAGCGTGTGAAGCAGCAGCACCGCAGCCGGCATCGGAAAAAGGAGCAGCTGGCGGCAGTCATGCCATGGAGCCTCCCAGCCACCCAGCTGCAACAAGCGTCCCTCAACAGGGACGGGACGCAGGAGGGGAACAGCCCCATGGCAGCCCAGTGGTGGCACAGCCACCGGTGCCGGGCATCTCGCCGGCACCACCTGCCTCCCCGGAGAGCTCAGCGAGGAAAAGTCCCAGCGTTTCCCGCTCGGAGCCCAGGCTACGGGGACCCTTGCGTGACCACCCACCGAGCCCAACCCTGGAGGCTGCCCACAAAGCACCCGGCTGCCCGGCGCGGGACGAGGCGAGCGGGGAGAAAGCGGGTGCTGAGCCGAGCTCCCCAGCTGCTTCCCCAGAGGTGGTGAGGCCCAAGGTGCCGGGACAGATGAGAAAGAGCCGCAAGCAACATGGAGCCGGTGCCACCGAGGCAGCCCAGGGGGACAGGGAGACTCCAGGGACTGTGGGACAAGGGACGATGGTACCTGCAAAGGCACCTTTAAGCTCGCCACTGTCCTCACGAAAGagcaaagggaaggagaaggcggCCAAGGCGGCTCCTGTGAAGATGGGGAGCGAGGAGGCAGCGGAGAGCAAACGGCCAGTGCCCAGCCCTGGTGTGGATGGGGGCGAACCAGCTGCGAGTGCTTCCCCGAAGCAGAAGGTGAAGGAGCCGGGGGCACAGTCCCCAGGGAAAGCAAGGGCCACCAAGCATTCAAAGCCAGGGCAGGCTGGTGGCTCGGGCATACGTGACAATTTGCCGGTGATTGCTGCCAGTGAAGCCGCGGCTCCTTCGGGAGAGGTGTGCCAGGAGATGCCGAGGAAGCCTCTCCATCCCAAGAGTGTGGCAGCTTTTGGGGGAGATGCTGCTGAGGGAGCTCATGGGGAATCTGTATCTGAGACCCCCAGCGAGCTGGGACCCCCTTGCTTCACCACCGGGGACTTTGCAAGGACAGACACCCTGGACGTGACTTGGCCGGAGATGTATGACTATTTGTTCTGTGAATCCCAAGGGGAAGACGAAGGAATGGGGAGCTCAGTGGAGGAGGAGATAACACCCTTGGAAAGGGAAATGTCCTTGCCTGAACTGTATGAATATTTTTTCAATGAaccggaaggaaaaaggaaaaaagccaagGGTAAAGACAGGAAGCAAAAGAAGTTTGGCAGCTTGGACCATGCTCAGCTGCAAAATGAGGATCTCGACTTGGCTCCAGCCGGAGACACCCTGGTTATCTCTGTCCCTGAGGTGTATGAACACTTCTTTCAGGATGGGCCTGGGAACAGAGCGGGCTGGAGAGGGGTTTTCTCAATCACACCATCCTCCGAGATGAAAAAAGCTGTGGGGGCTTTGAAGACCCTCTTGCAAAGGCCAATGGATCTCGTCAGAGGCCAAGCCTCAGCCTCCCCGGCTCTGATGCGGAGAGGATCTGCAGAGAAGCTCCCGCTCGTCCCGCTGGCTCCGCGGGGAAGAGACCGGGCACAGCCAGATGTTTTGGACATGGCCCTTGCTCTGAGAG GGAGACCCGAGGCTCCGCTGGCGCTGACCCACAAGGACATGTGCCTGGTCTTCTGTGCCTTTGCATCCTGGGCGGTGAAGACCTCCGACCTGCACGCTCCGGATGCCTGGAAGACGG TGTTCCTGGCAAGTTTTGGCACGCTTTCTGCCATCCGCTACTTCCGAAGGCAGGTCAGAGAAGGATGCCCCCGGCCCTAG